A window from Moritella yayanosii encodes these proteins:
- a CDS encoding IS630 family transposase: MKILLTHQEKLTLESRHRKCSDKRECDRIKAILLSAEGWSTTMISQALRNHQTSIIRHLNDYISNKKLTSENGGSDSYLNEVQTEVAIAHLSDITYFHMHDIRDYIKDTFDVEYSISGLQKWLHRNGFSYKQLKGVPHKYEQEKQDVFVAEYEVLKATVASDEPILFMDATHPTQATKVSNAWIQTGRDKPIETTGSRTRLNIVGAIRLGHLEDAITQQYPTVNGEYIIDFFCCIKEKYPQSKTIHLILDGAGYHRSKVVKSKAIELGIELHYLPPYSPNLNPIERLWKVMNEHARNNKYFSSAKAFVTVHQR; encoded by the coding sequence TAACCTTAGAGTCACGCCACAGAAAATGCAGTGATAAACGTGAGTGTGACCGAATTAAAGCAATTTTACTCTCTGCTGAAGGTTGGTCGACAACGATGATATCTCAAGCTCTTCGAAATCATCAAACAAGTATTATTCGTCACCTAAATGATTATATATCCAATAAGAAACTCACTTCAGAAAATGGTGGTTCAGATAGTTACTTGAATGAAGTGCAAACAGAAGTCGCTATCGCTCATCTAAGTGATATTACTTACTTTCATATGCATGATATTCGAGACTATATAAAAGACACTTTTGATGTTGAATATTCAATTTCAGGTTTGCAAAAATGGCTTCATCGTAACGGCTTTAGCTATAAGCAACTAAAAGGCGTTCCTCACAAATATGAGCAAGAAAAACAAGATGTTTTTGTTGCGGAGTATGAAGTGCTAAAGGCAACGGTAGCAAGCGATGAGCCTATTTTATTCATGGATGCAACACATCCTACTCAAGCGACAAAAGTCAGTAATGCCTGGATACAAACAGGAAGAGATAAGCCAATAGAAACGACAGGCTCACGTACTCGATTAAATATTGTAGGCGCAATAAGATTGGGTCATTTAGAGGATGCAATTACGCAACAATATCCGACTGTAAATGGCGAATATATAATTGATTTTTTTTGCTGTATAAAAGAGAAATATCCTCAAAGTAAGACGATTCATTTAATACTTGATGGTGCAGGATATCATCGTAGTAAGGTCGTCAAAAGTAAAGCGATAGAATTAGGCATTGAGCTTCATTATTTGCCCCCCTACAGTCCAAATTTAAACCCTATTGAGCGGTTGTGGAAAGTAATGAATGAGCATGCAAGAAATAACAAGTATTTTTCATCAGCCAAAGCATTTGTAACCGTTCACCAGAGGTAG
- a CDS encoding NADPH-dependent FMN reductase, with product MKILAISGSLRKDSYNTALLKAMKALAPEHIEITLFDELGQIPLFNPDIDPNIIALKNRLAEADGLFLSSPEYARGISGVLKNALNWLVSGEEFVDMPVAIFNISQRASHALDSLHVCLEIS from the coding sequence ATGAAGATATTAGCAATATCGGGAAGTCTAAGGAAAGACTCTTATAACACGGCGCTACTTAAGGCAATGAAAGCGCTAGCACCAGAACATATCGAAATCACACTCTTTGATGAATTGGGTCAAATACCATTGTTCAATCCAGATATAGATCCAAATATAATAGCCCTTAAAAACCGCCTTGCAGAAGCTGATGGCCTTTTCTTATCGAGTCCTGAATATGCGCGTGGCATTAGTGGTGTTTTAAAGAATGCCCTCAATTGGCTGGTAAGTGGCGAAGAATTTGTTGATATGCCTGTCGCTATTTTTAATATCTCTCAACGAGCCTCGCACGCGTTAGATTCTCTGCATGTATGTCTGGAAATATCATAG